The following DNA comes from Candidatus Methylacidiphilum fumarolicum.
GCCTCTGAAAGTGAATTATGCAGGAGTGATGCCGATCATTTTTGCTCAAGCCATTCTGTTATTCCCCTCAACTATAATCGGATTTGTAGTCCCCAATTCTGCCGTTGCTGCTAGGATTGCTAATTCATTGTCTGCTGGAGGCCTCTATTATGCCCTTTCAGTGGTGTTGATTTTCTTCTTTTCTTATTTTTGGGTGGCGACCCAATTTAATCCTGTTCAGATTGCTGATGATTTAAAAAAACACGGTGGCTTTATTCCTGGAATTAGACCGGGAGCGCCAACCTCTGAGTTTCTTGACTATTCGATGACAAGATTGACCTTAGCAGGAGCTATTTTTTTATCTATTTTAGCTGTCTTACCTATGGTAGTTCAAAATCTTCTGGGCATTCCGGCTATCACAGCACAATTTTTTGGCGGTACCAGTTTGCTCATTGTTGTGGGAGTAATATTGGATACAATGCGGCAAGCAGAAACCTATTTACTACAAAGAAATTATGATGGATTTCTTAGAAAGAAAAAGGTTGGGAAAGTGGCTGGCAGCCCAGTTGTGGCAAATGTAACAAAAGAAGGAACGTTGGTGTGGATTTATACTTTTATTGGTATTCTTGTAATTGCTGGAATCACTGTGTCTCTGTTTAAAAAGTAGTGGTTGGGTGTGAGTTTTTGAAAATATTCTTTTTAATAATCTTAAAAAGGATGATAAAGACAACGAGAGTTATAAAAGAATATATTACACTTAATATATAAACGGCTTTGCAGTCTTTTGTTTTTACCTGTACTGTTGCGGTCATCCAAGGACCAATATTAGAAGCATCGAATTTTTGACTGTCATCGAAAAGGATTTTGACTGGGATTCGTTGTGTAGTTTTCACATAATTAAGGGAAAGATCTTCTAAGGGATAAGGGCTAAAAGCCCCTTTAGTCCCTCTTTGCACACTATCAACTCGTGCTCTGAACCATTTCTTAGGATAGGCATCGATTCTGACTTTGGCTTGTTGCCCAGGATGAATGTTCTCTAATTGGTTCTCCTTAAAATTACCAATGATCCAGTAGTGGTTTCCAGAAATAATGGACAAAAGATACTGGCCCTCACTTACATATTCTCCTTCTTCAATACTTCGGGCTGTGATTTTCCCTTCTATTGGGCTATAGATATTGGTATAACCAAGAGAGAGGCTTTCTAGTCGTAAGATAGAACGAGTCATTACGTTAGTGGCTAAAGCTAGATCGTAATTGAAAGCACTTAAAGCATTGATCACGCTTAGTTGGCGGATTCTTAACCATTCAGTTTGAGCAAGTTTTCTGATGGCATCGGCCACAGCTACTCTGGCCATATAATCTCTACTATCAATTTTTACTAAAAGTTCGCCTTTTTTTACCTCCCAATTATCCTGAGCAAGGAGCGTTTCAATGTAACCAGAGACCTTAGAGGCAATGCGAACAACATGGGCTGCTATATACGCATCCTTCGTTTTTTGATAACACCCTTTCTCCAAGAAATAATTCCAAAAAATGAATAATAGCCCTTCAAAGAGAATGAAGGCCATGAGAATGAACGATGGATTTTTTTTTGTTAATTTCATAAGCAAGTAATTGCTTACTATACTACCAAACGGGTCATTGACTAGAATTAGATTTTGTTAGCTTTTAAAGCCAAAAATGGATTTTTTTCTTTTGCTTGAGGAATTTTCTAAAAATGAAATTTTATGGGCTGTTCTTATAGGGATCTTTCGTGGCTCTTTTGCTTCAGAATGATTATCTTCCTTTGGAAAACTCAAAACCAATTCCCGTGATAATTCTTCTTCAGCCTGTCGTAATTTGTAATCGCGCATCATAGTGGTCATGGTCGTTACTCCTGCTATAGCCAGATCAATAGGAGTAATGGCTGGAATGAAACGATTAGAGGTTCTTGTAGCTTGTGTAGTTAAAAGTGTGATCCCCGAATGGGTAGATACAAGATTAAGCTTTGCCCCAACCCGCCATGCTGCCCATACGATAGAATAGAATCCTTCGTAGGTCGTGACTTCTCCATAAATTAGACTGTCTACTGATAGCCATCTGCCTAATGTATTTGAAGGAACACTAAGTAGATCCTTCATAGTTGATAGACCATGAGATTTTAAAATCGTGTCTGTTTCACCAATGTTAAGAATGTCAAAATCCCTTTGTGCAAGATAGCACGCAATTGCTTTGCGTATTCTGTTTCCTACTGTCCATCTCCAATTTTCCTTTTGTTCCTTTGTTTTTGGGAAAAGTGGTATGTGATTTATAAGTAAGTTGCCTCCGGTTGCTTGATCTGAAAAAGGAAGGATAGCAATTGTACCGCACCTTTTACTGGAATAACTGGGATGAACAATTACCTCAGGTTTTTGAATGTCCATTTCAATTAACCGATCAAACATGGTTTTTTTTCCATGTTGTTTTTCAGCAATTTCGGACAGAAAAAAACTTTGTTGAGGGACAGAATTGAGAAGGTTTGATGGCAAGGCTAATTCCTTCTTGTTATGGTCCGTCCTTGCTTCTTCTATTGGTGCTAGGGCAAAATCTGCTTTTCTAATTTGTTCTTTTATTTCATTTTTAGTTTCTTTTTCTTTTCTAAATAAATGAGCAGAAAAGGTAGGATGATTATTAAATGTTAGAGCATCATTCTGTAGAATATTTCCAACAGAATGGCTCCTAGTGGGTGACTGCTCATTTTTTTTGTTAGCCAACAATGGATTTTGGAAATTTAGAGAATGGCTGAGAGATTCTTCTTTCTTTTTTTTTGCTTTATGTTGATTTTCAGAAAGCTTTGTTTTTTCCGTTTGAGGAAAATAGGGCAATGGCCTTCTAGTTGGAATTCTGAAAACAATTTCTCTTGAAATATCTTCTTCAGCTCTTCTCAAGACCACATCTCTTAAATAGGTCCCATTGGCAATCATATTTATAGCTAAATCAGTTGGGTTCAATCCAAAATCAAATCCTACTTGGTTTCTAGAGGCTGAAGAATAAAAGAGCTGATCACCTGTTTTTGTTGAGATCATTTGTACATCTGCAGCAATACTGTAACCACAAATAATTCCCGCATAATAACTTTCATAATTTTTGACAATTCCGTATATCACAGCATCTACATTAAGCCATGAGCCCAAAACTTCAGGAGATATCTTAGAAAGATCTGTACTATTTTTGATTCCATGTTCTTTTAATACTGCATCGACCTTTTCTAACTTAATGGGATAATATTCTCTTTGAGCTAGGTTGCCGTAAATTAGTTTTCTAACTCTTTGCGCTCTTGTCCACCGATATTGTTCTTTCCATTGAGGATTTCGATTAGTCACGGCAACTTTGTCTAAATAAAAATTTCCACTATCTTTGTCGACAAAAGGTAGAACAGCAATCGATTTGGGAGGAAGTTCGTAAAATAAGGTACTGGTTCTGCTTTTTATACGTCCAGGATCTATATCGACTACATGATCGTAAAGAGTTTTTCTCCCATGATTGGAAATGGATGGTTCTTTTAAAAAAAGTTTTTGTTCTTCAGGAGGAGTTCGAATACCAGAGCATCCAAAAAAAAGAAAAAAAACAGCAAGGAGGCAAATGGAATTGCGCATAGTTGGAAGAGTCGAATAATTTTGACATTAACTTATTGAAAAGCAAGAACAAAGAACAAATAGCTCTTGCTAGCGCAATTCAAAAATACTACTGAAACAAAAAGACTTTAACGTTTAATTGTAAAAGGCACTAGTTTTTTAAACAAACTGGAAAAATTGTGTCTTTCTAATTCCTTTTTCAATTTCTCTTGATCGGTTACCCAATTGAGCATAACCACTCTTCTTTCTCCTTCAAATGGCAAATGGCCATGATACGAATTGTCGGATCTTTTGAAGATAATCAGAGAACCCCAATCTGGAGGAACTTCAGCTGCAAAATCATTGATATTTTTACTTCTTAAAAGGCGTAATCTTCCTCCTTGAGGTTCCCATTCCTCATTCAAATAAATAAGTAGCGTAACGAGTTTCCATTCAGAATCAGTATGGATATTGCCATCTCTGTCTTTTGAACACCAACCTCTTACTGTTGTTAAAATGGGTCTATTTTGAAGGTTTATTCTAAATTTTTCTTGAATGATTTCAGTGAGTTGCGGGCTTTCCAGTTCTTCTATAAACGAAGCAAAGGCGGGGCCATAATTTAACTCAGAGAGAGGAAAAACACCAGGTTTTTGGATTTTCGGAAAATCTGAAAGCAAAGTTT
Coding sequences within:
- a CDS encoding HlyD family secretion protein: MKLTKKNPSFILMAFILFEGLLFIFWNYFLEKGCYQKTKDAYIAAHVVRIASKVSGYIETLLAQDNWEVKKGELLVKIDSRDYMARVAVADAIRKLAQTEWLRIRQLSVINALSAFNYDLALATNVMTRSILRLESLSLGYTNIYSPIEGKITARSIEEGEYVSEGQYLLSIISGNHYWIIGNFKENQLENIHPGQQAKVRIDAYPKKWFRARVDSVQRGTKGAFSPYPLEDLSLNYVKTTQRIPVKILFDDSQKFDASNIGPWMTATVQVKTKDCKAVYILSVIYSFITLVVFIILFKIIKKNIFKNSHPTTTF
- a CDS encoding GNA1162 family protein, producing MRNSICLLAVFFLFFGCSGIRTPPEEQKLFLKEPSISNHGRKTLYDHVVDIDPGRIKSRTSTLFYELPPKSIAVLPFVDKDSGNFYLDKVAVTNRNPQWKEQYRWTRAQRVRKLIYGNLAQREYYPIKLEKVDAVLKEHGIKNSTDLSKISPEVLGSWLNVDAVIYGIVKNYESYYAGIICGYSIAADVQMISTKTGDQLFYSSASRNQVGFDFGLNPTDLAINMIANGTYLRDVVLRRAEEDISREIVFRIPTRRPLPYFPQTEKTKLSENQHKAKKKKEESLSHSLNFQNPLLANKKNEQSPTRSHSVGNILQNDALTFNNHPTFSAHLFRKEKETKNEIKEQIRKADFALAPIEEARTDHNKKELALPSNLLNSVPQQSFFLSEIAEKQHGKKTMFDRLIEMDIQKPEVIVHPSYSSKRCGTIAILPFSDQATGGNLLINHIPLFPKTKEQKENWRWTVGNRIRKAIACYLAQRDFDILNIGETDTILKSHGLSTMKDLLSVPSNTLGRWLSVDSLIYGEVTTYEGFYSIVWAAWRVGAKLNLVSTHSGITLLTTQATRTSNRFIPAITPIDLAIAGVTTMTTMMRDYKLRQAEEELSRELVLSFPKEDNHSEAKEPRKIPIRTAHKISFLENSSSKRKKSIFGFKS
- a CDS encoding 2OG-Fe(II) oxygenase family protein, whose amino-acid sequence is MKYLLLEKLLSAPVITDPFEYVIVKGFVNIETKETLLSDFPKIQKPGVFPLSELNYGPAFASFIEELESPQLTEIIQEKFRINLQNRPILTTVRGWCSKDRDGNIHTDSEWKLVTLLIYLNEEWEPQGGRLRLLRSKNINDFAAEVPPDWGSLIIFKRSDNSYHGHLPFEGERRVVMLNWVTDQEKLKKELERHNFSSLFKKLVPFTIKR